From the Bacteroidota bacterium genome, one window contains:
- a CDS encoding DUF6588 family protein, which yields MKRSAWLAILCLFLAVPAHAQDLNETLSQVGEAYARAYVSPLAEALGADLNTGLFHTAGVSRKVFGINVYVGVKASAALLNNSHKTFNLQYTGSVPLDVEFAGQTLTLDVPATFTVENAPSIFGATEEGQAFVSVDHDTTISTLGLTLPVSFDSTLTPQNTIGGVIETTVAPFVVPQIGLGTVFGTDIMIRWLPQLSINEVGALELFGFGVRHNLNQYLPKLPVDVSIQAAWQNIRAEDEAGSEVMDARTFAVNLAVSKRIGVLTVYGGLQTERSDVSFSYVFDVDDVDPDLDVDPIDVNFTLRHTGQTRGIFGFGLKLGPVVWNADVSTGQFTVVSAGFGFAF from the coding sequence ATGAAGAGATCAGCCTGGTTGGCGATACTTTGTCTTTTTCTTGCAGTGCCGGCCCACGCCCAGGACCTGAATGAAACCCTCAGTCAAGTTGGCGAAGCCTATGCGCGCGCCTACGTGAGTCCCCTTGCCGAAGCCCTTGGCGCAGACCTGAACACGGGGCTGTTTCACACCGCCGGCGTAAGCAGGAAGGTATTTGGCATCAACGTGTATGTTGGCGTCAAGGCGTCTGCAGCACTGCTGAACAACTCGCATAAAACATTCAACCTGCAATACACGGGCTCCGTCCCGCTGGATGTTGAATTTGCCGGCCAGACGCTCACGCTCGACGTGCCGGCCACCTTCACCGTAGAAAATGCCCCAAGCATTTTTGGCGCCACAGAAGAGGGCCAGGCGTTTGTCTCAGTCGATCATGATACAACCATTTCTACCCTCGGCCTGACCCTACCCGTTTCTTTTGACTCCACCCTGACGCCTCAGAATACCATTGGTGGTGTTATAGAAACCACCGTAGCCCCCTTTGTTGTCCCACAAATAGGTCTCGGCACAGTCTTCGGCACCGACATCATGATTCGCTGGTTGCCCCAGCTTTCAATCAATGAAGTGGGTGCATTGGAGCTGTTTGGCTTTGGCGTACGGCACAACCTGAACCAATACCTGCCCAAGTTGCCCGTAGATGTATCCATCCAGGCAGCCTGGCAAAACATCCGCGCAGAAGATGAAGCCGGCAGCGAAGTTATGGACGCGCGTACCTTCGCCGTTAACCTGGCGGTGAGTAAACGGATCGGGGTCCTCACGGTATACGGCGGCCTGCAAACGGAGAGATCGGATGTGAGCTTTAGCTATGTATTTGATGTGGATGACGTCGACCCGGACCTCGACGTGGACCCGATTGATGTCAACTTCACCCTTCGCCATACGGGCCAAACCCGTGGGATTTTCGGCTTTGGCCTGAAGCTCGGCCCGGTTGTCTGGAATGCAGATGTGAGTACGGGTCAGTTTACGGTTGTATCAGCCGGCTTCGGCTTCGCTTTTTAG
- a CDS encoding PQQ-binding-like beta-propeller repeat protein, with product MFRQNVFHTGYTNFTGPLAPDIAWQYNTTGFTYSSPVITSTRVYIASENELVALDLDGEELWSFTFNNLDAPPAVEISGIVSTPAVGTNGTVYIGSLDNNLYALNPNGTLQWSLDTGDQVFSSPTISPDGTIFIGSRSGNVFAVNPDGSVRWVAATQGEILSSVAVGPDGSVYVGATDNRLYGLNGANGATLWPPFTTQGEIVSSPAIGNGNVYVGSLDNNVYAVDTETGRAAWAAPFPTAAEIVSSPAIGQDGTVYIGSFDRRFYAINGQTGTAKWQSPFITQSLIAASPAIDGFGNIYITSLDGSLYVLSDATSRFNLLWSFPTGNPIWSSPSIGTNSRVYIAATGSLSEPGRLFAIGQANYSITFATQLLAGQDAPFSVSVTGAPIPASGSLFYRPAGAAGFSELGFNGNAIIPGTAITGAGFEYYISGNEGTFPAESPQNNPASKPVFINSDSAPDHFLPRIHRMISVPYDLTNKSILDVLEDDFQAYGPQTWRLHRWNGNGYEEYPDLNDPVEPGAAFFLVTSSGDPFTVSSGWSIDTSQPYAIDLKPGWNQIGNPFGFPVPWNRVIRNTAAVNAIAFFDGSQMVQQPDDLTILMPWEGYFVHNASDEVITILIRPEAVQIETELPVDEAEKGSPAAMRMQLTAAIPSFGYTDSQNWIGFDAAPAESSMLEAPPFGEHVRLSLLDNNEKYAIHFQPHAEAGARWPLMLTTSDADVVQNNLPVTLSIVPQQGAGNAPEMVLIDEDYGYARTFSNNEVSVDWGDNLTERRFTLVTGTADYLASVLSDVPVAPTTSRLDQNYPNPFNHTTSIGYQLDQRAAVSLTVYNLLGQEVHHLVEEVKNPGQHMVHWDGTDLSGQRVPSGMYMYRIQAGAFSATGKMALVR from the coding sequence ATGTTTCGGCAGAACGTTTTCCATACAGGCTATACCAACTTCACTGGTCCGCTTGCACCCGATATTGCCTGGCAATACAACACAACCGGCTTTACCTATTCATCGCCGGTTATCACCAGCACGCGGGTATACATCGCTTCAGAAAATGAACTTGTAGCGCTCGACCTGGATGGCGAGGAGCTCTGGTCTTTCACGTTCAACAACCTGGACGCTCCGCCAGCCGTGGAGATTTCCGGTATCGTTTCAACGCCGGCCGTAGGCACCAACGGGACCGTTTACATCGGTTCGCTCGACAACAACCTTTACGCCCTCAACCCCAATGGCACCCTGCAATGGTCGTTAGACACTGGCGACCAGGTCTTCAGCTCTCCTACCATTAGCCCGGATGGCACCATTTTTATTGGCTCACGCTCCGGCAACGTATTCGCCGTCAATCCCGACGGTAGCGTTCGGTGGGTGGCAGCAACGCAGGGCGAGATTCTGTCTTCCGTTGCTGTAGGCCCTGATGGATCCGTCTATGTGGGGGCAACTGACAACCGGCTTTATGGATTAAACGGCGCCAACGGTGCCACGCTGTGGCCGCCGTTTACCACGCAAGGTGAGATTGTCTCTTCACCAGCCATTGGCAACGGCAATGTCTACGTGGGGTCGCTAGACAACAATGTGTATGCGGTTGATACGGAAACCGGACGTGCAGCCTGGGCCGCACCTTTCCCAACGGCAGCTGAAATTGTCTCCTCGCCCGCTATCGGGCAAGACGGCACCGTCTACATTGGCTCTTTTGATCGCCGGTTTTATGCCATCAACGGTCAAACCGGCACAGCAAAATGGCAAAGTCCGTTTATCACGCAATCCCTGATCGCAGCTTCCCCGGCGATAGACGGGTTTGGCAACATCTATATCACGTCGCTTGACGGCTCGCTTTATGTACTGAGCGATGCAACCAGTCGGTTTAATTTGCTCTGGAGCTTTCCTACGGGAAATCCGATTTGGTCTTCTCCATCCATTGGCACCAACAGCAGGGTGTACATTGCAGCGACCGGTTCGCTCAGCGAGCCCGGCCGGTTGTTTGCCATCGGACAGGCCAATTACAGCATTACCTTTGCCACCCAATTACTCGCCGGCCAGGATGCCCCCTTCAGTGTATCTGTGACGGGTGCCCCGATTCCCGCAAGTGGCTCCCTGTTTTACAGGCCAGCCGGCGCAGCAGGGTTTTCTGAACTCGGATTTAACGGCAATGCCATTATCCCCGGCACAGCCATTACGGGCGCCGGCTTCGAATACTATATCTCGGGAAACGAAGGCACCTTCCCTGCTGAATCCCCGCAAAACAATCCGGCTTCAAAACCAGTATTTATCAACAGTGATAGCGCCCCGGATCATTTTCTGCCCCGGATCCATCGCATGATCTCTGTACCCTACGATTTGACAAACAAGTCCATACTCGATGTGCTCGAAGATGACTTTCAGGCCTATGGACCACAAACCTGGCGCCTGCATCGCTGGAATGGCAACGGCTACGAAGAATATCCTGATTTGAACGATCCGGTTGAACCCGGTGCAGCCTTTTTCCTTGTTACATCAAGCGGCGATCCGTTTACGGTTTCCTCTGGCTGGTCTATCGACACGTCACAGCCTTATGCCATTGACCTGAAACCGGGCTGGAACCAGATTGGCAACCCATTTGGATTCCCGGTCCCCTGGAATCGCGTCATCCGTAACACTGCAGCCGTAAACGCCATTGCTTTCTTTGATGGCAGCCAGATGGTGCAGCAGCCAGACGATCTAACCATCCTCATGCCATGGGAAGGATACTTTGTCCATAACGCATCTGACGAAGTTATTACCATACTCATTCGCCCGGAAGCTGTGCAAATCGAAACCGAGTTGCCAGTAGATGAGGCTGAAAAAGGAAGCCCTGCAGCCATGCGTATGCAGCTCACAGCTGCTATTCCCTCATTCGGCTATACGGATTCCCAAAACTGGATCGGGTTTGACGCTGCACCAGCCGAAAGCAGTATGTTGGAGGCCCCGCCTTTTGGCGAGCACGTGCGCCTGTCGTTGCTGGACAACAATGAAAAGTATGCTATCCACTTCCAGCCCCACGCGGAAGCCGGCGCCAGATGGCCGCTGATGCTGACAACGTCTGACGCTGATGTGGTACAAAACAATCTGCCGGTTACCCTCTCTATTGTGCCACAGCAAGGCGCCGGCAATGCGCCCGAAATGGTACTGATCGACGAAGACTACGGCTATGCACGTACCTTTTCGAATAACGAAGTAAGTGTAGATTGGGGGGACAACCTGACGGAACGGCGGTTTACGCTCGTAACGGGCACCGCTGATTATCTTGCATCTGTGTTGTCTGATGTACCCGTTGCTCCGACAACTTCACGCCTCGACCAGAACTATCCAAACCCGTTTAACCATACAACCAGCATTGGTTATCAGTTGGACCAGCGAGCAGCGGTTTCGCTAACGGTTTACAACCTGCTGGGCCAGGAAGTCCATCACCTGGTTGAAGAAGTCAAAAATCCCGGCCAGCACATGGTCCACTGGGATGGCACCGACTTATCGGGTCAGCGTGTACCGAGCGGCATGTATATGTACAGGATACAGGCTGGCGCGTTTTCTGCTACGGGTAAAATGGCGCTTGTTCGATAA
- a CDS encoding IPT/TIG domain-containing protein — protein sequence MPGPQLVAGYLENVSSSWQTVTLPFDYAEMVVVATVAYTEDDAPAVTRIRNAAGNSFEVRVQNPSGAQLEDYAVHYMVVEAGVYTAAEDGVQMEAGQFTSDITAHAASWLATPVGYAQPYNSPVVLGQVMSYNDERWSVFFSQGLVISSPPTAASLAMGKHVGEDPEVVRNAESIGYIVFETGIGQTNGYNLQAFLGADLTQGMEDNPPYNYPHNMEDEGFVLLSQAAMDGFNGSWSVLWADDWFDDDDVQLVVDEDQVGDEERRHSTEQVGVVILNPVVQTPEILSFSPEIGPVGGSVTILGNYFTGAQQVYFNGLPASFEVEDDQTIKATVPEGATSGEISVLTPGGFGRSAKAFEVLKVPQIFSFSPGEGPRGTSVEITGQNFVNILDVSFGGWSSKEVEIVSESQIVATVPQNSNTGRIRVRNAAGMATTPEVFRVIASAAVDEIIPSRAEAAAVIRIAGTGFLEVEAIEFAGGVGAVFDIVTDQEMRVTVPPNTTSGPVKVFFTDGTILQGPVDFTLTFAEPLQGLNLCRMTAAQVTQSSVGSPFANAGKACDGNTDGTLENASFTDTQIEQEAWWEADLGAVYNISEIAVWNRSDCCTEDLSNFFIFISDVPFASTSLSETLNAQDVASQLISSVDLFESIDLSTTGRYVRIQKIGAGMLVLAEVEIISGTGNVITSTEDPGVATSGIQLKQAYPSPFTTRATIPYAIAETQHVSLQLFDALGREVRVLQDGVLSPGSYTATVEAEDLPNGMYFYRMVAGQDVRTQALVLAR from the coding sequence ATGCCAGGCCCCCAACTGGTGGCCGGATACCTCGAAAACGTGAGCAGTTCCTGGCAAACAGTAACCCTGCCGTTTGATTATGCAGAGATGGTTGTTGTTGCCACCGTAGCCTATACCGAAGATGATGCGCCGGCTGTTACCCGTATCCGCAATGCAGCGGGGAATAGCTTTGAAGTACGGGTGCAAAATCCATCTGGTGCACAACTGGAAGACTACGCGGTCCATTACATGGTTGTCGAAGCCGGCGTCTATACAGCTGCTGAAGATGGTGTACAAATGGAGGCCGGGCAGTTCACGTCTGACATCACCGCGCACGCTGCATCCTGGCTTGCAACACCCGTTGGCTATGCCCAACCCTACAACAGCCCGGTAGTCCTCGGGCAAGTGATGTCGTATAACGACGAACGCTGGTCGGTTTTCTTTTCCCAGGGGCTTGTGATTTCTTCGCCACCGACGGCTGCTTCACTCGCAATGGGTAAACATGTTGGAGAGGACCCAGAGGTTGTGCGCAATGCTGAATCCATTGGATATATAGTTTTCGAGACGGGCATTGGGCAAACCAACGGCTACAACCTGCAGGCTTTCCTTGGTGCAGACCTTACCCAGGGCATGGAGGATAATCCACCGTACAACTATCCGCACAACATGGAGGATGAAGGCTTTGTATTGCTTTCTCAGGCGGCCATGGATGGCTTTAATGGCAGTTGGTCTGTTTTGTGGGCAGATGACTGGTTCGACGACGATGACGTACAATTGGTAGTCGATGAAGACCAGGTAGGCGACGAAGAGCGCCGGCACTCAACCGAACAGGTTGGTGTTGTGATTTTAAATCCTGTAGTACAAACACCTGAGATCTTATCGTTTTCACCAGAGATCGGGCCGGTTGGTGGTTCAGTAACCATATTGGGCAACTACTTTACTGGCGCCCAACAAGTGTACTTTAACGGATTGCCGGCTTCGTTTGAGGTCGAGGATGACCAAACCATCAAGGCAACCGTTCCCGAAGGGGCAACCAGCGGTGAAATCTCTGTACTCACGCCTGGTGGATTTGGGCGTAGCGCAAAAGCGTTTGAAGTGTTGAAGGTCCCACAAATCTTTTCCTTCTCCCCGGGGGAAGGGCCCCGTGGTACTTCCGTAGAAATTACGGGACAGAATTTTGTGAACATCCTCGACGTTTCGTTTGGAGGTTGGTCATCGAAAGAGGTAGAAATTGTTAGTGAGTCACAGATTGTTGCTACGGTACCTCAAAACTCAAACACAGGCCGGATTCGGGTTAGAAATGCTGCCGGCATGGCGACTACGCCAGAAGTGTTTCGGGTGATAGCATCCGCAGCGGTTGATGAAATTATCCCCAGTCGTGCAGAAGCTGCTGCTGTAATTCGGATTGCCGGCACGGGATTTTTGGAGGTTGAAGCTATTGAGTTTGCCGGCGGTGTTGGCGCTGTTTTCGATATCGTAACCGACCAGGAAATGCGGGTCACCGTACCTCCGAATACCACCAGTGGTCCGGTTAAAGTGTTTTTTACTGATGGTACAATTCTACAAGGTCCCGTTGATTTTACGTTGACGTTTGCAGAACCCTTGCAGGGCCTGAACCTCTGCCGGATGACAGCAGCGCAGGTTACCCAGTCGTCGGTGGGTTCTCCTTTTGCCAATGCGGGCAAAGCCTGTGATGGGAATACGGATGGTACCCTGGAGAATGCCTCGTTTACAGATACTCAAATAGAACAGGAAGCCTGGTGGGAAGCTGATCTTGGTGCAGTGTACAACATCTCGGAAATCGCTGTCTGGAACAGATCAGACTGTTGCACCGAAGATCTGTCCAATTTCTTTATTTTTATTTCTGACGTACCGTTTGCTTCTACGTCGCTATCTGAAACGTTAAACGCTCAGGATGTAGCGTCGCAGTTGATTAGTTCGGTTGATCTCTTTGAGTCGATTGACCTGAGCACAACGGGGCGCTATGTGCGGATTCAGAAAATTGGCGCCGGCATGCTGGTCCTGGCTGAAGTCGAAATTATATCCGGTACGGGCAATGTGATAACCAGCACGGAAGACCCCGGGGTAGCCACATCGGGGATTCAGTTGAAACAGGCTTATCCATCGCCCTTCACAACCCGGGCCACCATTCCCTATGCCATTGCAGAGACGCAACACGTCAGTTTACAGCTCTTTGATGCGCTGGGCAGGGAAGTGCGTGTATTACAAGATGGCGTGTTATCACCGGGCAGTTACACCGCAACGGTTGAGGCTGAAGATCTGCCCAACGGGATGTACTTTTACCGGATGGTTGCAGGCCAAGACGTGCGTACGCAGGCACTGGTGCTGGCGCGGTAG
- a CDS encoding MFS transporter translates to MAGPSLRTILLSTFLGLAALYSPQPLLPFFARLLAVSEADAATLVSWSLLAMSIGPLGVGYLLMRLGTKKVYIGCLIGLAVTTVAFAAIDHIMFMKVVRFAQGGLIAGLLASTMTYIAQVATNMREVMAYYVGASVLGGLGGRITAGMIAEHFNWQYFFAGLGLLFVYCALRAKDLKAPPVSAGVTRKPVSLWKVFGDRYVRRQYVVIMLAFFCPTAVLNFAPFRLEQLDETLGASIISLFYLGFIAGFFVSINAPRIADFAGGTVQAIWLGMGMVCIGLLIGLLPSIVAIFIAITLVTSGFFLQHACMVSLLNTYAGPYAGSVNSLYVSIYYLGGAAGAYLPGLIFLNAGWALYTGLLLAVVGISFAVSFTTRPAGGAFLKFS, encoded by the coding sequence ATGGCCGGACCCTCACTGCGCACCATCTTACTGAGTACATTTCTAGGCCTGGCTGCACTTTATAGTCCGCAACCTTTGTTGCCCTTTTTTGCACGTTTGTTAGCCGTCTCTGAAGCTGACGCTGCTACCCTTGTCTCGTGGAGCTTACTCGCGATGAGCATTGGCCCGCTTGGCGTGGGGTATTTGCTCATGCGTTTGGGGACAAAGAAGGTATACATCGGTTGCCTGATTGGGCTCGCTGTCACCACGGTTGCCTTCGCCGCTATCGATCACATCATGTTTATGAAGGTTGTGCGCTTCGCGCAAGGGGGGCTGATTGCCGGGTTGCTTGCTTCAACCATGACCTACATTGCCCAGGTGGCCACCAATATGCGGGAAGTAATGGCCTATTACGTTGGCGCATCTGTGCTTGGCGGATTGGGGGGGCGGATCACCGCCGGTATGATTGCTGAACATTTCAACTGGCAATACTTTTTTGCAGGGCTTGGGCTCCTTTTTGTGTATTGTGCGCTCCGGGCAAAAGATCTGAAGGCTCCGCCAGTCAGTGCTGGCGTAACCCGTAAACCCGTATCGCTCTGGAAGGTCTTTGGGGATCGCTATGTTCGCCGGCAATACGTAGTGATTATGCTGGCTTTCTTTTGTCCAACTGCAGTACTCAATTTTGCGCCTTTCCGGCTTGAGCAACTGGATGAGACCCTCGGGGCTTCGATTATCTCGTTGTTCTATCTCGGCTTTATCGCAGGATTTTTTGTCAGCATCAATGCACCGCGCATCGCTGATTTTGCCGGCGGGACGGTGCAGGCAATCTGGCTTGGCATGGGAATGGTGTGTATCGGACTGCTGATCGGACTCTTGCCGTCCATCGTTGCCATTTTCATTGCCATCACCCTGGTAACCAGCGGTTTTTTTCTGCAGCATGCCTGTATGGTCTCGCTACTCAATACCTACGCTGGCCCATACGCCGGTTCGGTGAACAGCCTGTATGTCTCTATTTATTATTTGGGAGGCGCTGCCGGCGCCTATCTGCCGGGACTCATTTTTCTTAACGCAGGATGGGCGCTCTATACAGGCTTGTTGCTTGCCGTGGTCGGGATCAGTTTTGCCGTTTCGTTTACAACCCGCCCAGCTGGAGGCGCATTCTTAAAGTTTTCCTAA
- a CDS encoding HAD family phosphatase, whose protein sequence is MMDAALLKQKKAVIFDMDGVVIDSEPLHERSSRLVLAQHNLEIEDAVFADFKGSTDRTILEYLVAENNLNVDVEELLQQKRLTYASLIDELQPIYGVVSFINRINESYRLALTTSASRRNKELAFSKFNLHSFFEVVITSDDINNPKPDPEPYLETTSRLQLDPQDCVVIEDSFNGVRSAAAAGCTVVGITTSFAPDALMDAGAHLVIKGYDELAHL, encoded by the coding sequence ATGATGGATGCTGCGCTGCTCAAGCAAAAGAAAGCTGTAATTTTTGATATGGATGGGGTTGTGATCGACTCAGAGCCACTCCACGAACGATCGAGCCGGCTTGTGCTGGCACAACACAACCTCGAAATTGAGGATGCCGTCTTTGCTGATTTTAAAGGCAGCACGGATCGCACGATCCTGGAATACCTTGTAGCTGAGAACAACCTGAATGTAGACGTAGAAGAATTGCTGCAACAGAAGCGATTAACGTACGCCTCACTCATCGATGAACTGCAACCCATCTATGGGGTGGTTTCTTTTATCAATCGTATAAATGAAAGCTACAGGCTAGCGCTGACGACGTCTGCATCGCGCAGGAATAAAGAGCTTGCCTTTTCCAAATTTAATCTGCATTCATTTTTTGAAGTCGTCATCACATCAGACGACATCAACAACCCCAAACCTGATCCTGAACCGTATCTGGAGACAACCAGCCGGCTGCAGTTGGACCCGCAAGACTGCGTCGTAATCGAAGATTCCTTCAATGGCGTGCGCTCAGCCGCAGCAGCCGGTTGTACGGTGGTTGGCATCACCACTTCTTTTGCCCCGGATGCCCTGATGGACGCCGGCGCCCACCTCGTCATCAAAGGATACGACGAGCTTGCGCACCTTTAG
- a CDS encoding transporter gives MQTRAISLFLILAAFISLAPSAEAGPWPKKRKTAFYKLGFGFLQANRFYEPDGRIISIPTLSDYTVSFYGEYGITDRITAIAYIPFVQRLTLNRQLGTETGFVFFEGAEQTSLADFDIGARFGLFQKGNTVVSAGLMLGIPTGNTTQPNGLFTGDGEFNQHISLGIGHSFYPAPAYVSAEVGFNNRSSGFSDEFRFAAEAGYTVASKLTFSLKLRGVEPLRNGDDAVTGGTGGLYANNQRYLAYGGELSYKFTQKLGLSFSVEGATRGQNILSAPAYQTGLFLDM, from the coding sequence ATGCAAACGCGCGCGATAAGTTTATTCCTGATTCTTGCTGCCTTTATTTCGCTTGCCCCAAGCGCAGAAGCCGGCCCCTGGCCCAAGAAACGTAAAACAGCTTTCTACAAGCTCGGCTTCGGCTTTCTACAAGCCAACCGCTTCTACGAGCCAGACGGACGCATTATTTCGATTCCAACGTTGTCTGATTACACGGTCAGCTTCTACGGAGAATATGGAATAACAGACCGGATCACAGCAATAGCCTACATCCCTTTTGTTCAGCGGCTCACCCTGAACCGCCAACTCGGTACCGAAACCGGGTTTGTGTTTTTCGAAGGCGCGGAGCAAACCAGCCTGGCTGACTTTGATATTGGCGCACGGTTTGGCCTTTTCCAAAAAGGAAATACGGTGGTTAGTGCAGGACTCATGCTAGGCATTCCTACCGGCAACACAACGCAACCAAACGGCTTGTTTACCGGGGATGGAGAATTTAACCAGCACATCTCGCTTGGTATCGGCCACTCTTTTTATCCTGCGCCGGCCTATGTATCAGCAGAAGTAGGCTTCAATAATCGCTCAAGCGGGTTTTCGGATGAATTCAGGTTCGCTGCTGAAGCCGGCTACACCGTTGCCAGCAAACTCACATTCAGCTTGAAATTACGGGGTGTCGAACCTTTGCGCAATGGTGATGACGCCGTGACAGGTGGCACGGGCGGACTGTACGCCAACAACCAGCGGTACCTGGCATACGGCGGCGAGTTGTCGTATAAGTTCACGCAAAAACTGGGGCTTTCTTTTTCGGTGGAGGGCGCTACGCGCGGCCAGAATATTCTTTCAGCGCCGGCCTATCAGACCGGGCTATTTCTGGATATGTAA
- a CDS encoding DM13 domain-containing protein — MKPSPAVLLVLFVLPALLVGCIGTDFLEENANIVEPRIEIMPEVSAVEIGQDLSFQAAYYDSTDAPVNATFTWQSSDTGIASVSPTGDVTGIAMGQVRITASAFGISSEQALLTVVGDPNQVAFVEVMPTDTSVTVRESMQFSAVALNAARTQLDNREITWQLSSDTLATIDATGLVTTTSPGTVQVSAAAEGIQSAPITLEIFAASREGTFRAAPNTSYTVKGKAILEQVSGGGLQLRFDEDFQSSNGPDLNVYLSSESSINANSLLLGQLMNTRGTQTYTLPPFVEMNDFDHVVIHCLPFNVTFGSAPLR; from the coding sequence ATGAAACCGTCTCCTGCTGTTTTGCTTGTCTTGTTTGTTCTGCCGGCCCTGCTGGTTGGCTGCATCGGGACAGATTTCCTGGAAGAAAATGCAAACATCGTTGAGCCCCGGATTGAAATAATGCCGGAAGTATCAGCCGTAGAAATTGGCCAGGATCTCAGCTTTCAGGCTGCGTACTACGACAGCACTGATGCCCCTGTAAATGCGACCTTCACCTGGCAAAGCTCAGACACCGGTATTGCATCGGTAAGCCCCACGGGTGATGTAACGGGTATAGCGATGGGACAAGTTCGAATTACTGCATCTGCCTTTGGCATATCGAGTGAACAGGCGCTTCTTACAGTTGTGGGTGATCCCAACCAGGTGGCTTTTGTCGAGGTTATGCCGACAGACACCTCCGTCACGGTCCGCGAATCTATGCAGTTCTCCGCGGTGGCCCTCAACGCCGCCCGAACCCAACTCGACAATCGCGAAATTACCTGGCAACTCAGCAGCGATACCCTGGCAACCATTGATGCCACTGGCCTGGTTACCACCACAAGCCCGGGTACGGTACAGGTATCTGCCGCTGCAGAAGGCATTCAGAGTGCACCGATCACCCTCGAAATTTTTGCAGCCAGCCGCGAAGGCACGTTCCGCGCAGCACCCAACACCTCGTATACGGTGAAAGGTAAAGCCATCCTCGAACAGGTATCCGGCGGTGGCTTGCAATTGCGATTTGATGAAGACTTCCAGAGCAGCAATGGCCCGGACCTTAACGTCTATTTGTCGTCCGAATCCAGCATCAATGCAAACAGCCTACTACTCGGCCAATTGATGAATACACGAGGTACGCAGACCTACACGTTACCGCCTTTTGTTGAGATGAATGACTTCGACCACGTTGTTATCCACTGCCTCCCGTTCAACGTCACTTTTGGCTCCGCCCCACTCCGATAG
- a CDS encoding sigma-70 family RNA polymerase sigma factor — protein sequence MATATLIPRVPTRTPKSTPARDKAVLAGDKQAFEQLVHEESPRLYRMIYQIVNNADEARNVLQETFMQSYIRLETFRGDAKLSTWIYAIGLNLARAARRKAARVRVLEHEEFEHLNPQFMSGRHAGNYREWNGEQRLQTEERKRLLYEAIQRLPEQHRTIVNLKDINGWATEDVARLMNISNGAVRVRLHRARQALRALLAPYFSGALTS from the coding sequence ATGGCAACGGCAACTTTGATTCCCCGCGTACCTACCAGGACCCCGAAGTCTACGCCGGCCAGAGACAAGGCTGTGCTTGCCGGCGACAAACAGGCGTTTGAGCAACTCGTGCACGAAGAAAGCCCGCGCCTGTACCGCATGATATATCAGATTGTCAACAATGCTGACGAAGCCCGCAATGTGTTGCAGGAAACGTTCATGCAGAGTTACATCCGCCTCGAGACCTTCCGTGGGGATGCCAAACTTTCAACATGGATCTATGCCATTGGCCTGAACCTCGCCCGCGCTGCACGGCGCAAAGCAGCCCGTGTGCGCGTGCTTGAACACGAAGAGTTTGAGCACCTGAACCCACAGTTTATGTCGGGCCGGCATGCCGGCAACTACCGAGAATGGAATGGTGAACAGCGGCTACAGACGGAAGAACGCAAGCGCTTGCTCTACGAAGCAATCCAGCGGCTGCCAGAACAACATCGCACCATTGTAAACCTGAAAGACATCAATGGCTGGGCAACAGAAGACGTTGCCCGTTTGATGAACATCAGCAATGGCGCCGTCCGCGTGCGGTTGCATCGCGCAAGGCAAGCCCTCCGCGCCCTGCTCGCACCCTATTTCAGCGGCGCATTAACCTCGTAA